Proteins from a single region of Chromobacterium sp. ATCC 53434:
- a CDS encoding LysR family transcriptional regulator, protein MAIIERIHLAIVRSVDQHGSLTAAAAQLHLTQSALSHTVRKLEDQLGVAIWRREGRSLQPTQAGEYLLAAANRLLPQLTHVEERLKQFALGESGALRIGMECHPCYQWLLKIVSPYLAAWPAVDVDVKQKFQFGGIGALFGYEIDMLVTPDPLYKPGLHFEPVFDYEQVLVVGPGHPLRGAAYARPEQLADETLITYPVPVDRLDVYTQFLIPAGIRPKRHKPIETTDIMLQMVASGRGVAALPRWLVEEYAAKLDVAAVRLGRQGIDKQIFLGIRETDADIDYIGAFVQLARGRRD, encoded by the coding sequence ATGGCCATTATTGAACGCATACACTTGGCGATCGTCCGCTCCGTCGACCAGCACGGCTCGCTGACCGCCGCCGCCGCGCAGCTGCACCTGACCCAGTCGGCGCTGAGCCATACGGTGCGCAAGCTGGAGGACCAGCTGGGCGTGGCGATCTGGCGCCGCGAAGGCCGCAGCCTGCAGCCGACCCAGGCGGGCGAATACCTGCTGGCCGCCGCCAACCGGCTGCTGCCGCAATTGACGCATGTCGAGGAGCGCCTGAAGCAGTTCGCGCTGGGCGAGAGCGGCGCGCTGCGCATAGGCATGGAGTGCCACCCCTGCTACCAGTGGCTGCTGAAAATCGTCTCGCCCTACCTGGCCGCATGGCCGGCGGTGGACGTCGACGTGAAGCAGAAATTCCAGTTCGGCGGCATCGGCGCGCTGTTCGGCTACGAGATAGACATGCTGGTCACGCCGGACCCGCTGTACAAGCCGGGGCTGCACTTCGAGCCGGTATTCGATTACGAGCAGGTGCTGGTGGTCGGCCCCGGGCATCCGCTGCGCGGCGCCGCCTACGCCAGGCCGGAGCAGCTGGCCGACGAAACGCTGATCACCTACCCGGTCCCGGTCGACAGGCTCGATGTCTATACTCAGTTCCTGATTCCGGCCGGCATCCGCCCGAAGCGGCACAAGCCGATAGAAACCACCGACATCATGCTGCAGATGGTGGCCAGCGGCCGCGGCGTCGCCGCGCTGCCGCGCTGGCTGGTGGAGGAATACGCCGCCAAGCTCGACGTCGCCGCCGTCCGGCTGGGACGGCAGGGCATAGACAAGCAGATCTTCCTCGGCATCCGCGAGACGGATGCCGATATCGACTACATCGGCGCCTTCGTCCAACTGGCCCGCGGACGCCGGGACTGA
- a CDS encoding beta-ketoacyl synthase — translation MKQAPLIVAAGGINAAGRTSGHRGYQRLVFPHLSAGDVDATMQDLAVRMGLGALWRSDAAAARRQVLDGTLVRDASGERPWLAGRPVRSAALLPRGFDPGALYPSRNHPAGIRMTVYAMADALASLGLSWDSVCRLVGPDRVAVYAGSSIGQIDAFSMTSLVQQAMAGKRVSTKLLPLSFPEMPADFINGYILHSIGRTGASLGACASFLYNLRQGVEDIQSGRAQVAIIGGAEAPIEPPVLDGFAAMGALATTDKLPLGDDGQPDYRRACQPFGRSAGFVLGESAQVLILMADELALALGANVMGMVADVFVQADGAKKSITEPGIGNHISMLKAAALARLLLDGRGSLYVHAHGTGTPLNCATEAAILKSVAEMLGTARLAVTSIKPFVGHSLGTAAGDQIAAALGAWRHGWVPGITTIDQVAESAAGTSLDVLTEAREIGAAEAVIVNAKGFGGNNASAVLLGPEPTLARLAARYGEAALAAYRRRLEGTLHRIADADDNACQGKEIVRYQPGGGVDHDGGRVRVEADGLHVDGYLHPIALPDGEALRAYFGGRR, via the coding sequence TTGAAGCAGGCACCGCTTATCGTTGCCGCCGGCGGCATCAACGCGGCCGGCCGCACCTCCGGCCACCGCGGCTATCAACGGCTGGTTTTCCCCCATCTGTCGGCCGGCGACGTCGACGCGACCATGCAGGATCTGGCCGTCAGAATGGGATTGGGGGCGCTGTGGCGCAGCGACGCGGCCGCGGCGCGGCGTCAGGTGCTCGACGGCACGCTGGTGCGCGACGCCAGCGGCGAGCGGCCCTGGCTGGCGGGGCGTCCGGTGCGCAGCGCCGCGCTGCTGCCGCGCGGCTTCGATCCCGGCGCGCTGTACCCGTCGCGCAACCACCCGGCCGGCATCCGGATGACGGTCTACGCGATGGCGGACGCGCTGGCGTCGCTGGGCCTGTCGTGGGACAGCGTTTGCCGGTTGGTCGGCCCGGACCGGGTCGCGGTCTACGCCGGCAGCTCGATAGGCCAGATCGACGCGTTCTCGATGACGTCGCTGGTGCAGCAGGCGATGGCCGGCAAGCGGGTCAGCACCAAGCTGCTGCCGCTGTCCTTTCCGGAAATGCCGGCCGACTTCATCAACGGCTACATCCTGCACAGCATAGGCCGGACCGGCGCCAGCCTGGGGGCCTGCGCCAGCTTTCTTTACAATCTGCGGCAGGGCGTAGAGGACATCCAGTCGGGCCGGGCCCAGGTGGCCATCATCGGCGGGGCCGAGGCGCCGATCGAGCCGCCGGTGCTGGACGGTTTCGCCGCGATGGGGGCGTTGGCCACGACGGACAAGCTGCCGCTGGGCGACGACGGCCAGCCGGACTACCGCCGCGCCTGTCAGCCGTTCGGCCGCAGCGCCGGTTTCGTGCTCGGCGAGTCGGCCCAGGTGCTGATCCTGATGGCCGACGAGCTGGCGCTGGCGCTGGGCGCCAATGTGATGGGCATGGTGGCCGACGTCTTCGTCCAGGCCGACGGCGCGAAGAAATCGATCACCGAGCCCGGCATAGGCAACCACATCAGCATGCTGAAGGCCGCGGCGCTGGCGCGCTTGCTGCTGGACGGGCGGGGCAGCCTGTACGTGCACGCGCACGGCACCGGCACGCCGCTGAACTGCGCCACCGAGGCGGCGATACTGAAGTCGGTGGCCGAGATGCTGGGCACGGCGCGGCTGGCGGTCACGTCGATCAAGCCCTTCGTCGGCCATTCGCTGGGCACCGCCGCCGGCGATCAGATCGCCGCCGCGCTGGGCGCCTGGCGCCACGGCTGGGTGCCGGGCATCACGACGATAGACCAGGTGGCGGAAAGCGCCGCCGGCACGTCGCTGGACGTGCTGACCGAGGCGCGCGAGATCGGCGCGGCCGAGGCGGTCATCGTCAACGCCAAGGGTTTCGGCGGCAACAACGCCTCCGCCGTGCTGCTGGGGCCGGAGCCGACGCTGGCGCGGCTGGCCGCGCGTTACGGCGAGGCGGCGCTGGCCGCCTACCGGCGCCGGCTGGAAGGGACGCTGCACCGGATCGCCGACGCCGACGACAACGCCTGCCAGGGCAAGGAGATCGTGCGCTACCAGCCGGGCGGCGGCGTCGATCACGACGGCGGCCGGGTTCGCGTCGAGGCCGACGGCCTGCATGTCGACGGTTATCTTCATCCCATCGCGCTGCCGGACGGCGAGGCGCTGCGCGCCTATTTCGGCGGGCGGCGCTAG
- the cobO gene encoding cob(I)yrinic acid a,c-diamide adenosyltransferase has translation MKTDPASHQRMTEKRKAGFEKKKAAATGEKGLLIVNTGTGKGKSSAAFGMGLRTVGHGMRLGVVQFIKGALHTAERDLLGGFDNCDFYTMGEGYTWNTQDREADIATARKGWEQALAMLESDDYDMVILDELNVVLKYEYLPLAEVLAAFAARPAMQHVVVTGRHAPEALLEAADLVTEMRLVKHPYREQGIKAQRGVEF, from the coding sequence ATGAAAACCGATCCGGCCTCCCACCAGCGCATGACCGAGAAACGCAAGGCGGGCTTCGAGAAGAAAAAGGCCGCCGCCACCGGCGAGAAGGGCCTGCTGATCGTCAATACCGGCACCGGCAAGGGCAAGAGCAGCGCCGCCTTCGGCATGGGCCTGCGCACCGTCGGCCACGGCATGCGCCTGGGCGTGGTGCAATTCATCAAGGGCGCGCTGCACACCGCCGAGCGCGATCTGTTGGGCGGCTTCGACAACTGCGACTTCTACACCATGGGCGAAGGCTATACCTGGAACACCCAGGACCGCGAGGCCGACATCGCCACCGCGCGCAAGGGCTGGGAGCAGGCGCTGGCGATGCTGGAGAGCGACGATTACGACATGGTGATCCTGGACGAATTGAACGTGGTGCTGAAGTACGAATACCTGCCGCTGGCCGAAGTGCTGGCCGCCTTCGCCGCCCGACCGGCAATGCAGCACGTCGTCGTCACCGGCCGCCACGCGCCGGAAGCCTTGCTGGAGGCCGCCGACCTGGTCACCGAAATGCGGCTGGTCAAACACCCGTACCGCGAACAGGGCATCAAGGCCCAGCGCGGGGTGGAGTTCTGA
- a CDS encoding ABC transporter ATP-binding protein — protein MSALELHGLDWSPDAATAPEERLLRDIALTVRPGEFVGVIGPNGSGKTSTLRCAFRFNKPLAGEAKLDGADIWSQPAAAFARRVAVVLQEFPEDFGLTVREVADMGRIPHQSLLRGGSASDHAIVDEALAQVGLTSQQDQPFATLSGGEKQRALLARALAQKPELLILDEPTNHLDLHHQLSLLRLVRRLGIAAVATLHDLNLAAAFCHRLYALKAGRVVASGAPADVLTPELLAEVFGVRALVDRHPHAGHPRITLITEEPCHEI, from the coding sequence ATGAGCGCCCTGGAACTGCATGGCCTCGACTGGTCGCCCGACGCAGCGACGGCGCCCGAGGAAAGGCTGCTGCGCGACATCGCGCTGACCGTCCGGCCCGGCGAGTTCGTCGGCGTCATCGGCCCCAACGGCAGCGGCAAGACCAGCACGCTGCGCTGCGCCTTCCGCTTCAACAAGCCGCTGGCCGGCGAAGCCAAACTCGACGGCGCCGACATCTGGTCCCAGCCCGCCGCCGCCTTCGCCCGCCGCGTGGCCGTCGTGCTGCAGGAATTTCCGGAGGACTTCGGCCTGACCGTGCGCGAAGTGGCCGATATGGGCCGCATTCCGCACCAGTCGCTGCTGCGTGGCGGCAGCGCCTCCGACCACGCCATCGTCGACGAGGCGCTGGCCCAGGTGGGCCTGACGTCGCAGCAAGACCAGCCTTTCGCCACGCTGTCCGGCGGCGAGAAGCAGCGCGCGCTGCTGGCGCGGGCGCTGGCGCAGAAGCCGGAGCTGCTGATCCTGGACGAGCCGACCAACCACCTGGACCTGCACCACCAATTGTCGCTGCTGCGCCTGGTGCGCCGGCTGGGCATCGCCGCCGTCGCCACGCTGCACGATCTGAACCTGGCCGCCGCCTTCTGCCACCGGCTGTACGCGCTGAAGGCCGGCCGCGTCGTCGCCAGCGGCGCGCCGGCGGACGTGCTGACGCCAGAGCTCCTGGCCGAAGTCTTCGGCGTGCGCGCGCTGGTGGACCGCCACCCGCATGCCGGCCATCCCCGCATCACCCTGATTACCGAAGAGCCTTGCCATGAGATTTGA
- a CDS encoding alpha/beta fold hydrolase — protein MANDSAAPQLNAMRPEVAAKLIFESFKKPARVAVRPADMPVLARARRLPLEVDGKPVAVYQWGDGERTAVCVHGWSARATDFTAFVEPLVDAGFRVLAFDNPGHGDSGGDTATLLDIRAILLALQERVGPADTVIGHSLGALYAFYALNHGVAASRLVTLSGVCDFSYLITRYTAAMQLNDDIVELLRRHLEEMFGRPTIWEEFSSHNNLSGLSAGVSLIHDADDDFVELSQSEKLAAALGERAGLHVTRGLGHRRILAEAAVISHVLNEIGGQRPPASPARAGIVEKGR, from the coding sequence ATGGCCAATGACAGCGCGGCCCCGCAGTTGAATGCGATGCGGCCGGAAGTCGCGGCCAAATTGATATTCGAGTCGTTCAAAAAGCCCGCCCGCGTCGCGGTCCGCCCGGCGGACATGCCGGTGCTGGCGCGCGCGCGGCGCCTGCCGCTGGAGGTGGACGGCAAGCCGGTGGCGGTTTACCAGTGGGGCGACGGCGAGCGCACCGCGGTCTGCGTCCACGGCTGGAGCGCGCGCGCCACCGATTTCACCGCCTTCGTCGAGCCGCTGGTCGACGCCGGATTCCGGGTGCTGGCCTTCGACAATCCGGGGCATGGCGATTCCGGCGGCGACACCGCCACGCTGCTGGACATCCGGGCCATCCTGCTGGCGCTGCAGGAGCGCGTCGGTCCGGCCGACACGGTGATAGGCCATTCGCTGGGCGCGCTGTACGCGTTCTACGCGCTCAATCACGGCGTCGCCGCCTCGCGTCTGGTCACCTTGTCCGGCGTCTGCGACTTTTCCTATTTGATCACCCGCTATACCGCGGCGATGCAGCTGAACGACGACATTGTGGAGCTGTTGCGGCGCCATCTGGAAGAGATGTTCGGCCGGCCGACGATCTGGGAGGAGTTTTCCTCGCACAACAATCTGTCCGGGCTCAGCGCCGGCGTCAGCCTGATACACGACGCCGACGACGATTTCGTCGAATTGTCGCAATCGGAAAAACTGGCGGCGGCGCTCGGCGAGCGGGCCGGGCTGCATGTGACCCGCGGTCTGGGGCACAGGCGCATTCTGGCGGAGGCGGCGGTCATCTCGCATGTCTTGAATGAAATCGGCGGCCAGCGGCCGCCGGCGTCGCCGGCGCGGGCCGGCATTGTCGAAAAGGGGCGGTAA
- a CDS encoding ABC transporter substrate-binding protein produces MRFDFPLLLAAGLAAIAVSQAHAAGYPLTVESCNRQVTFQRAPQRAVSHDINMTEMMVALGLQKRMAGYTGISAWNKLNAPLKQALGKLPELAGDYPSSEALLARNADFFFAGWDYGMRVGGPVTPASLAPLGIQVYELSESCAHVMKRPAASLADVYRDIGNLGRIFDVEPRAQKVIADMRAKVDGVAARVAKRKATPSVFVYDSGEDRPFSAGRLAMPDALIQAAGGRNILADVNASWTRVDWETVVARNPQAIVIVDYGKVTAQQKIAFLKKHPALNKMAAVRDNRFIVLPYDSATPGIANADAITTLARGLHPEAFAK; encoded by the coding sequence ATGAGATTTGACTTCCCCCTGCTGCTGGCCGCCGGCCTCGCCGCCATCGCCGTCTCCCAGGCGCACGCCGCCGGCTATCCGCTGACCGTAGAGAGCTGCAACCGCCAAGTGACCTTCCAGCGCGCGCCGCAGCGTGCCGTCAGCCACGACATCAATATGACCGAGATGATGGTGGCGCTGGGCCTGCAGAAGCGCATGGCCGGCTACACCGGCATCAGCGCCTGGAACAAGCTGAACGCGCCGCTGAAGCAGGCGCTGGGCAAGCTGCCGGAATTGGCCGGCGATTACCCGTCGTCGGAAGCGCTGCTGGCCCGCAACGCCGACTTCTTCTTCGCCGGCTGGGATTACGGCATGCGCGTCGGCGGCCCGGTGACGCCGGCCTCGCTGGCGCCATTGGGCATCCAGGTCTACGAGCTCAGCGAATCCTGCGCCCACGTGATGAAGCGCCCGGCGGCCAGCCTGGCCGACGTCTACCGCGACATCGGCAATCTGGGCCGCATCTTCGACGTGGAGCCGCGCGCGCAGAAAGTGATCGCCGACATGCGCGCCAAGGTGGACGGCGTCGCCGCCCGCGTCGCCAAACGCAAGGCCACGCCATCGGTCTTCGTCTACGACAGCGGCGAGGACCGGCCCTTCAGCGCCGGCCGGCTGGCGATGCCGGACGCGCTGATCCAGGCCGCCGGCGGCCGCAACATCCTGGCCGACGTGAACGCCAGTTGGACCCGCGTCGATTGGGAAACGGTGGTGGCGCGCAATCCGCAGGCCATCGTCATCGTCGACTACGGCAAGGTCACCGCCCAGCAGAAGATAGCCTTCCTGAAGAAGCATCCGGCGCTGAACAAGATGGCGGCGGTGCGCGACAATCGCTTCATCGTGCTGCCCTACGACAGCGCGACGCCCGGCATCGCCAACGCCGACGCGATAACGACGCTGGCGCGCGGCCTGCATCCGGAGGCCTTCGCCAAGTGA
- a CDS encoding iron ABC transporter permease: MSAFKRLSAWPLLAGLLILLALSLPLASGLGAAPVEFAVSSNVLLHQLGLPVAPAWQPGQDLIIWQLRLPRVLLGGMVGAGLALVGAALQATTRNQLADPHLLGVSSGATLGAVTVLLFSGNALGGATLPLAAFAGALLATLLVTGIAVHQRRLQAERLLLAGVAVSFLLMALANLMLYLGDHRSAPAVLFWMLGGLGQARWELLPAPLAALCLGLVALLAVARPLNALMAGEQTAVTLGIRVTRLRLTVFAVSSLLTGTMVAVSGAIGFVGLMIPHIARRCVGADHRRLLPACALLGALFLIWVDAGARTLIAPEDIPVGVGTAAVGGAFFIWLLRR; this comes from the coding sequence GTGAGCGCCTTCAAGCGTCTGTCGGCCTGGCCGCTGCTGGCCGGCTTGCTGATTCTGCTCGCGCTGTCGCTGCCGCTGGCGTCCGGCCTGGGCGCCGCGCCGGTAGAATTCGCCGTCAGTTCCAATGTGCTGCTGCACCAGCTGGGCCTGCCGGTGGCGCCGGCCTGGCAGCCGGGCCAGGACCTGATCATCTGGCAGCTGCGGTTGCCGCGGGTGCTGCTGGGCGGCATGGTCGGCGCCGGGCTGGCGCTGGTCGGCGCGGCCTTGCAGGCCACCACCCGCAATCAGCTGGCCGATCCGCACCTGCTGGGCGTCAGCTCCGGCGCCACGCTGGGCGCGGTGACGGTGCTGCTGTTCAGCGGCAACGCGCTGGGCGGCGCCACGCTGCCGCTGGCCGCCTTCGCCGGCGCCTTGCTGGCGACCTTGCTGGTCACCGGCATCGCCGTCCATCAACGCCGGCTGCAGGCGGAACGGCTGTTGCTGGCCGGCGTCGCCGTGTCCTTCCTGTTGATGGCGCTGGCCAATCTGATGCTGTATCTGGGCGACCACCGCTCGGCCCCGGCGGTGCTGTTCTGGATGCTGGGCGGCCTGGGCCAGGCGCGCTGGGAGCTGCTGCCGGCGCCGCTGGCGGCGCTGTGCCTGGGCCTGGTCGCGCTGCTGGCGGTGGCGCGGCCGCTGAACGCGCTGATGGCCGGCGAGCAGACCGCGGTCACGCTGGGCATACGCGTGACCCGGCTGCGGCTGACGGTGTTCGCCGTGTCGTCCTTGCTGACTGGCACCATGGTCGCGGTCAGCGGCGCGATAGGCTTCGTCGGCCTGATGATTCCGCACATCGCCCGCCGCTGCGTCGGCGCCGACCACCGCCGGCTGCTGCCGGCCTGCGCGCTGTTGGGCGCGCTGTTCCTGATCTGGGTGGACGCCGGCGCGCGCACGCTGATCGCGCCGGAAGACATCCCGGTCGGCGTCGGCACCGCCGCCGTCGGCGGCGCCTTCTTCATCTGGCTGCTGCGCCGCTGA
- a CDS encoding cobyrinate a,c-diamide synthase has translation MTVRRCPALFLTAPASHQGKTTVTAALARHHRSQGRRVRVFKTGPDFLDPYILERASGNEVYGLDLWMNGEDDCRARLYQAAADADLILIEGSMGLFDGTPSSADLAGLLGVPLAAVIDAAGMAQTFAAVAHGLASFRPGLAFHGFVANHVASERHAEMLAQQLPAHLPLLAALSRDEAARLPERHLGLVQAREIADLDERLDRAAAQIAATKLAAPPPPVAFPAVEQPVVPPLLAGQRIAIARDAAFAFVYPANLETLVQLGAELAFFSPLADAALPDCDAIYLPGGYPELHLETLSANTALKADLHGHVEAGKPLYAECGGMLYLLDRLSTRDGDSASMLGLLPGHAVLQQRLCGLGLQQMAFPGGALRGHTFHYTRLETSMEPIARATRASGAGQGEALYRRGGLLASYFHAYFPSNPVVAASLFLS, from the coding sequence ATGACGGTCCGACGCTGTCCGGCGCTGTTCCTGACCGCCCCTGCGTCTCACCAGGGCAAGACCACGGTGACGGCGGCGCTGGCCCGCCATCACCGCAGCCAGGGACGCCGGGTGCGGGTGTTCAAGACCGGACCGGACTTCCTCGATCCCTATATTCTCGAGCGGGCCAGCGGCAATGAAGTCTACGGCCTGGATCTGTGGATGAACGGCGAGGACGACTGCCGCGCGCGGCTCTATCAGGCCGCCGCCGACGCCGATCTGATCCTGATCGAGGGCAGCATGGGCCTGTTCGACGGCACGCCCAGCAGCGCCGACCTGGCCGGGCTGCTGGGCGTGCCGCTGGCGGCGGTGATAGACGCCGCCGGCATGGCGCAGACCTTCGCCGCCGTCGCCCACGGCCTGGCCAGCTTCCGCCCCGGCCTGGCCTTTCACGGCTTCGTCGCCAACCACGTCGCCAGCGAGCGCCACGCCGAGATGCTGGCCCAGCAACTGCCGGCCCATCTGCCGCTGCTGGCCGCGCTCAGCCGCGACGAGGCGGCGCGGTTGCCGGAACGCCACCTGGGCCTGGTGCAGGCACGGGAGATCGCCGATCTGGACGAACGCCTCGACCGCGCGGCGGCACAGATAGCCGCCACCAAGCTGGCCGCGCCGCCGCCGCCGGTGGCCTTCCCCGCCGTCGAGCAGCCCGTCGTCCCACCGCTGCTGGCCGGCCAGCGCATCGCCATCGCCCGCGACGCCGCCTTCGCCTTCGTCTACCCGGCCAATCTGGAGACACTGGTCCAACTGGGCGCGGAGCTGGCCTTCTTCTCGCCGCTGGCCGACGCGGCCCTGCCCGACTGCGACGCCATCTACCTGCCCGGTGGCTACCCTGAGCTGCACCTTGAGACACTGTCCGCCAACACGGCGCTGAAGGCTGATCTGCATGGGCACGTCGAAGCCGGCAAGCCGTTGTACGCCGAATGCGGCGGCATGCTCTACCTGCTGGACAGGCTGAGCACGCGCGACGGCGACAGCGCGTCTATGCTGGGCCTGCTGCCCGGCCACGCGGTATTGCAACAGCGGCTGTGCGGGCTGGGCCTGCAGCAGATGGCCTTCCCGGGTGGCGCACTGCGCGGCCACACCTTCCACTACACCCGGCTGGAAACGTCCATGGAGCCGATCGCCCGCGCGACGCGCGCCAGCGGCGCCGGCCAGGGCGAGGCGCTGTACCGCCGCGGCGGGCTGCTGGCCAGCTATTTCCACGCCTATTTCCCGTCCAACCCCGTCGTCGCCGCAAGCTTGTTCCTGTCATGA
- the bluB gene encoding 5,6-dimethylbenzimidazole synthase: MNRYPQSDIDAVYRAIRERRDMRHFKPDPVDPEIMQRLLAAAHCAPSVGFMQPWRFVRIRSAPLRGQLHALVEEERIATARALGEREDEFMKLKVEGLLECGEVLVAALMDGRERHVFGRRTLPEMDLASVACAIQNMWLAARAEGLGLGWVSIFDPDKLAALLAMPAGARPVAILCIGHVEAFYARPMLEEQNWARRQDLAELVCDDRWPAAADPAADG, from the coding sequence ATGAACCGTTATCCGCAGTCCGACATCGACGCCGTCTACCGCGCGATACGCGAACGACGCGACATGCGCCACTTCAAGCCCGATCCGGTCGATCCCGAAATCATGCAGCGGCTGCTGGCCGCCGCCCACTGCGCGCCCAGCGTCGGCTTCATGCAGCCGTGGCGCTTCGTCCGCATCCGCAGCGCTCCACTGCGCGGCCAGCTGCACGCGCTGGTGGAGGAAGAGCGGATCGCGACCGCCCGCGCGCTCGGCGAGCGCGAGGACGAATTCATGAAGCTGAAGGTGGAAGGCCTGCTCGAGTGCGGCGAGGTGCTGGTGGCGGCGCTGATGGACGGCCGCGAGCGCCACGTGTTCGGCCGCCGCACGCTGCCGGAGATGGACCTGGCCTCGGTGGCCTGCGCGATCCAGAACATGTGGCTGGCCGCGCGCGCCGAGGGCCTGGGCCTGGGCTGGGTATCGATATTCGATCCGGACAAGCTCGCCGCGCTGCTGGCGATGCCGGCCGGCGCGCGTCCGGTGGCGATACTGTGCATAGGCCACGTCGAGGCCTTCTACGCGCGGCCAATGCTGGAGGAGCAGAACTGGGCGCGGCGGCAGGATCTGGCCGAGCTAGTCTGCGACGACCGCTGGCCCGCCGCGGCGGATCCGGCGGCGGACGGTTAG
- a CDS encoding GTP-binding protein: MSAPRLPVTVLTGFLGAGKTTLLSKLLANNKQRRLAILVNEFGEVSIDGGLLRDADAGGVEIHDLANGLVAYDDDADFLPTMLALWQRRQQIDHVLIETSGLALPSAVMAQLQSEALAPYFVLDATLAVVDTPLLLAGRFAPAGDGGEADAVAELFDQQLGHADIVVLNKIDALSADDLLAAEEAVRRQAPSIRFIELAYEAKLDTRLTLGLHLHEASPAAHRHYGPVASMPGLAMRPLANQALLDGHSHGGQAAHSHGLSTHKHFHDQDPGWQSFMIRSKEAQHADKLAVALEAIAREEPLLRIKGFAACADGPGRLLAQGVRNRIELSRDETLAAPRQAQLVFIGYHPSRPRVVALLRDITGAYWS; the protein is encoded by the coding sequence ATGAGCGCGCCGCGCCTTCCCGTCACCGTGTTGACCGGCTTCCTCGGCGCCGGCAAGACCACGCTGCTGTCCAAGCTGCTCGCGAACAACAAGCAACGCCGGCTGGCCATCCTGGTCAACGAGTTCGGCGAGGTGTCGATAGACGGCGGACTGCTGCGCGACGCCGACGCCGGCGGCGTGGAAATCCACGACCTCGCCAACGGCCTGGTCGCCTATGACGACGACGCCGACTTCCTGCCCACCATGCTGGCGCTGTGGCAACGCCGCCAGCAGATAGACCACGTGCTGATCGAAACCTCCGGCCTGGCGTTGCCCAGCGCGGTGATGGCGCAGCTGCAGAGCGAGGCGCTGGCGCCCTATTTCGTGCTGGACGCCACGCTGGCCGTCGTCGACACCCCGCTGCTGCTGGCCGGCCGTTTCGCGCCGGCCGGAGACGGCGGCGAGGCAGACGCGGTGGCGGAGCTGTTCGACCAGCAGCTGGGCCACGCCGACATCGTCGTGCTGAACAAGATAGACGCGCTGTCCGCCGACGATCTGCTGGCGGCGGAGGAAGCTGTGCGCCGGCAGGCGCCGTCGATACGCTTCATCGAACTGGCCTATGAAGCCAAGCTGGACACCCGGCTGACGCTGGGCCTGCATCTGCACGAGGCCTCGCCGGCCGCGCACCGCCATTACGGCCCGGTGGCCAGCATGCCGGGGCTGGCGATGCGGCCGCTGGCCAACCAGGCCTTGCTGGACGGCCACAGCCACGGCGGCCAGGCCGCGCACAGCCACGGCCTGTCCACCCACAAGCATTTCCACGATCAGGACCCGGGCTGGCAATCGTTCATGATCCGCAGCAAGGAAGCCCAGCATGCCGACAAGCTGGCCGTGGCGCTGGAGGCCATCGCCCGCGAGGAGCCGCTGCTGCGCATCAAGGGCTTCGCCGCCTGCGCCGACGGCCCCGGCCGGCTGCTGGCCCAGGGCGTGCGCAATCGCATCGAACTGAGCCGAGACGAGACGCTGGCCGCGCCGCGTCAGGCGCAGCTGGTCTTCATCGGCTACCACCCCAGCCGCCCGCGCGTGGTGGCCTTGCTGCGCGACATCACCGGCGCGTACTGGAGCTAG